Part of the Halomarina litorea genome is shown below.
CGATGCGGGCGTCCGCCCGCGCGAGCGCCCGGCGCCCGACGAGTCGGTAGGGGCGGAGGAGCGCGTCGCGGACCGGCGAGGCGCTCTGCCCGTGGTAGTGGGGCGTGGCGACGAACGCCGTCCCCTCGACGGCCGTGGCCGCGAGCGCCAGCGGAAGGGCGTGGTAGTTGTGGGCGTGGACGACGTCCGCCTCGCGCCGGAGTCGTCGGACCGCCGGGGGGACGCCCGGCGCGAGGTAGTAGGCGTCGCCCGGGGCGAGTGCCCGACACCGCCGCACCGTCACGCCGTCCCGGGTCTCGGTTCGCGGGTCGTTCCGGTCGCGGTCGGCGGCGACGACGGTCACGTCGTGACCGCGTGCGGCCAGTCGTGTCGCCAGTTCGGAGACGTGACGCTCGACGCCCCCGACGCGGGGCGGGTACCGGTGGGTGACCTGGACGACGCGCATCTGGGGAGAATGGCACCGCCCGGCGACATGAGTGGTCCGGTCGCTGGTCACGAACGTTTTAGGTGGCTGAGGGGAAACCCTCCTCCATGAGCGAAGCGAGCGAGGGGCGTCTCGGTGTGTGTTCCGACTGCGTCGCTCCCGAGGAGGCGTTCTCCCTCATCGCCAACGAGACCCGCCTCCGAATCCTCGAAGCCCTCTGGCGGGCCGAGTCACGTCCCGTGCGGTTCTCCGAACTCCGAGAGGCGGTCGGGATGCGCGACAGCGCCCAGTTCAACTACCACCTGGGGAAACTCACCGACCAGTTCGTCAGCAAGTCCGAGGCGGGCTACGACCTCCGCCACGCCGGCGAGAAGGTGGTCCGCGCCATCCTCGCCGGGTCGTTCAACGAACACCCGCACGTCGACCCGTTCCCCGTCGAGGGGTCGTGTGCGTGGTGTGACGGCCCCCTCGAGGCCCACTACGAGGACGAGATGCTCTCGGTGGTCTGTGCGGACTGCGAGCGCCGACACGGGAAGTACTCCTTTCCTCCGGGCGGTCTGAACGACCGGACCGACGAGGAGGTGATGCGGGCGTTCGACCAGCGAGTCCGCCACCTGCACTGTCTCGCCGCCGACGGCGTCTGCCCCGAGTGCAACGGACGGATGGAGACGCGACTGGAGACGGAAGGCGAGTGCTGTCTCGGCGGCGGCCTCCGGGCCGACCACGTCTGCGCGCAGTGCAACTACGCGATGTGTTCGACCGTCGGGCTGAGCCTCCTCGACAAGAGCCCCGTCGTCGCCTTCTACAGCGACCACGGCGTCGACCTCTCCTCGCGTCCCTACTGGACACTCGACTGGTGTGTCGGCGACGAGAGCACCGCCGTCGCCTCGCGCGACCCGTGGGACATCACGGTCACCGTCGAACTCGACGGGGACTCCCTCGCGGTGACCCTCGACGGCGACCTGAACGTGGTCGCCGTCGACCGCTGAACTGTCGGGAACCTTACCGAACGCGATTCCAGTAATCCGGCCTACAGAAATGCATTTCAGATTACACTTATGTCCGTCAGAGGCGTCCGTTCACCTGTAATGAGACGGAACCACTCCGACCGCTCGACGCCTCTGTTCCGGTCGTCCACCCTGTCGCTCGGCACGACCGAACCCCCCTCCGTGTCCGGCCGGTCGCTGGTCGTCACGTACCTGTTCGCGCTGGTCGTCCCGCTGACGCTGTGGGTGGTCAGCTACCCCGCGACCGCCGCCCTCGTCGCCGCCAGTTTCGCCGCCGGCGGCCTCACCGTCTGGGCGCACGTGACGTTCTCGAAGGGCGAGGGGGGCGTTCTCGCCCGCGTCCCCGGCCTCGGCAGCGACCCCCAGCACTAGCATCGCCCCGCACGACCACCACCCCGCTTCGGCCCTCCCACTTCGCGTTTTTCCCCGTCCCGCGAGTCGGCGACCGTTCGTCGTTCCTCGTCTGCCGTCCTCCGTCCGCGTCGCTCGTCATCTGTCGACGTCGAGAAGCCGAGTCGGCGCGCCGTCTCAGGCGGGGGCGGATCCGGTGTCCGGGCCGTCGCCCTGGATGGCGAGCAGTTCCTTGTAGCGGTTGCGGATGGTGACCTCGCTCACGTTCGTCACCTCCGAGAC
Proteins encoded:
- a CDS encoding winged helix-turn-helix domain-containing protein, with product MSEASEGRLGVCSDCVAPEEAFSLIANETRLRILEALWRAESRPVRFSELREAVGMRDSAQFNYHLGKLTDQFVSKSEAGYDLRHAGEKVVRAILAGSFNEHPHVDPFPVEGSCAWCDGPLEAHYEDEMLSVVCADCERRHGKYSFPPGGLNDRTDEEVMRAFDQRVRHLHCLAADGVCPECNGRMETRLETEGECCLGGGLRADHVCAQCNYAMCSTVGLSLLDKSPVVAFYSDHGVDLSSRPYWTLDWCVGDESTAVASRDPWDITVTVELDGDSLAVTLDGDLNVVAVDR